The proteins below come from a single Paramormyrops kingsleyae isolate MSU_618 chromosome 25, PKINGS_0.4, whole genome shotgun sequence genomic window:
- the LOC140583149 gene encoding general transcription factor II-I repeat domain-containing protein 2A-like: MESLKGKTRGEDLYNRVSAVIENMKLPWSKLINVTTDGSPNLTGKNVGLLRGIQDKVKEENPDQDVIFLHCSIHQESLCKSVLQLNHVVNPVVKLVNFIRARGLQHRQFIAFLEETDAEHQDLLYHSRVRWLSLGKVFQRVWDLKEEIGAFLELLGKADEFPELNWLCDFAFAVDIFSHMNELNVNIQGKDRFVHDLYTSVKAFKAKLALFSKQILNESFIHFPTLATLKEEAGAKVKKYSESLDALHKEFCRRFVDFEKINKSLQPMETDTILIASFVSASGGIEVTYDQRSVTSWALINYQAKLQPSCGRLQQSSSCGEQKEIMPVYFVLL; encoded by the exons ATGGAGTCTCTGAAAGGAAAAACACGGGGGGAGGACTTGTATAACCGGGTGTCTGCTGTCATTGAAAATATGAAGCTGCCTTGGAGTAAACTTATCAACGTCACCACAGATGGATCTCCAAATTTAACAGGGAAAAATGTTGGCCTGCTGAGGGGAATCCAGGATAAAGTGAAAGAAGAAAATCCTGACCAGGATGTTATTTTCCTTCACTGCAGCATCCACCAGGAATCTCTATGTAAATCTGTATTACAGCTGAATCATGTTGTGAATCCTGTCGTAAAACTTGTCAACTTTATACGTGCAAGGGGACTTCAGCACCGTCAGTTCATCGCGTTCTTGGAGGAAACTGATGCAGAGCACCAGGACCTACTTTATCACTCTCGTGTCCGCTGGTTAAGCTTGGGCAAAGTGTTTCAACGAGTGTGGGACCTCAAAGAGGAGATCGGTGCATTTTTGGAGCTACTGGGGAAGGCCGACGAATTTCCCGAGCTGAACTGGCTTTGTGACTTTGCGTTTGCTGTGGATATATTTTCACACATGAATGAGCTGAACGTGAACATACAGGGGAAGGATCGGTTTGTGCATGACCTGTACACAAGTGTGAAAGCCTTCAAAGCCAAGCTGGCTTTATTTTCTAAGCAAATCTTAAATgagtcattcattcatttccccACACTAGCCACACTGAAAGAGGAGGCTGGCGCAAAAGTGAAGAAATACAGCGAGTCACTGGATGCGCTCCACAAAGAATTCTGCCGTCGCTTTGTTGATTTTGAGAAAATTAACAAGTCACTTCA acccatggAGACTGatacaatcctcatagccagctttgtcagtgccagtggtggTATTGAAGTGACctatgaccagaggagtgtcacctcatgGGCACTCATCAACTACCAAGCGAAGCTGcaa